The genomic interval AGTACCGCCGCCTCTTCAAGCAGGAGCGAAGCTGAGCCCCGGCCCGCGAGGCGCCGTGCGCTTCGCGGGCTCGCCCGCTACGCCCCGACCGGCTTGCCCTGCGCCTGGTCACGCAGTTCGCGGCGCAGGATCTTGCCGACGTTGGTGGTCGGCAGGCGGTCGCGGAACTCGATGTATTTCGGGCGCTTGTAGCCGGTGAGGTTGGCGTGCATGTGGCGCATCACCTGCTCTTCGGTGAGGGTCGCGCCGGGCTTGACCACCACGAAGACCTTGATGGCCTCGCCGGTGCGCTCGTCGGGCACACCGACGGCGGCGCATTGCAGCACGCCCGGCAGGCTGGCGAGCACGTCCTCCAGCTCGTTGGGATAGACGTTGAAGCCGGACACCAGAATCATGTCCTTCTTGCGGTCGACGATGCGCAGGTAGCCGTCGGGCTCGATCACCGCGACATCGCCGGTGCGCAGCCAGCCGTCGGCATCGAGCACCTCGGCGGTGGCCTCGGGGTTCTGCCAGTAGCCCTTCATCACCTGCGGCCCCTTCACCCAGAGTTCGCCGCTGCTGCCGGGCGGCAGTTCGTTGCCCTCCTCGTCGAGCACCTTGCACAGGGTCGAGGCCAACGGCATGCCGATGGTGCCGGGGCGGATGTGGCCATAGGGGTTGCCGGAAACCACTGGGCTGGCCTCGGTCAGGCCATAGCCTTCGAGAACCTCGCAGCCGGTGACGCTCTTCCAGCACTCGGCGCTGGCCTGCTGCAGGGCCATGCCGCCGGACAGGGTCAGCTTCAGCGTGGAGAAGTCCAGGCGGCGGAAGCCCTCGTCATGGCACAGCGCGGCGAACAGGGTGTTGAGGCCGACGAACCCCGTGAACCGCCATTTCGACAGCTCGCGAACCATGCCCGGCAAATCGCGCGGATCGGTGATCAGCAGGTTGTGGTTGCCGAGGAGCGTCATCGCCATGCAGTGCAGGGTGAAGGCGTAGATGTGGTAGAGCGGCAGCGGCGCAATCAGGATTTCGCAGCCCTCGCCCAGGACGCCGCCGACCAGCGCCCGGCACTGCAGCATGTTGGCCACCAGGTTGCGGTGGGTGAGCATGGCGCCCTTGGGCGTGCCGGTGGTGCCGCCGGTGTATTGCAGCACGGCGACGTCGTCGGGCGCCGTCTCGAACTCGCGCAGCGTCCGCTGGCGTCCCTGGTTCAGGGCATCGGTGAACTTGAGCGCCTGCGGCAGGTGGTAGGCCGGCACCAGGCGCTTGACGTGGCGCACCACGGCGTTGACCAGTACGCCCCTGAGCGGCGGCAGCAGGTCGCCAACCTCGGCGATCACCACGTGG from Azotobacter salinestris carries:
- a CDS encoding long-chain fatty acid--CoA ligase, whose translation is MIENFWKDKYPAGLVREIDPDLYPNIPAVLKASCQRFADRPAFSNLGRTLSYGELYELSGAFAAFLQGLEGLQPGDRIAVQLPNLLQYPVAVFGALRAGLIVVNTNPLYTAREMQHQFNDSGAKALVCLANKAHLVEEVLPRTGIRHVVIAEVGDLLPPLRGVLVNAVVRHVKRLVPAYHLPQALKFTDALNQGRQRTLREFETAPDDVAVLQYTGGTTGTPKGAMLTHRNLVANMLQCRALVGGVLGEGCEILIAPLPLYHIYAFTLHCMAMTLLGNHNLLITDPRDLPGMVRELSKWRFTGFVGLNTLFAALCHDEGFRRLDFSTLKLTLSGGMALQQASAECWKSVTGCEVLEGYGLTEASPVVSGNPYGHIRPGTIGMPLASTLCKVLDEEGNELPPGSSGELWVKGPQVMKGYWQNPEATAEVLDADGWLRTGDVAVIEPDGYLRIVDRKKDMILVSGFNVYPNELEDVLASLPGVLQCAAVGVPDERTGEAIKVFVVVKPGATLTEEQVMRHMHANLTGYKRPKYIEFRDRLPTTNVGKILRRELRDQAQGKPVGA